The Tursiops truncatus isolate mTurTru1 chromosome 6, mTurTru1.mat.Y, whole genome shotgun sequence genome includes a window with the following:
- the POLR3D gene encoding DNA-directed RNA polymerase III subunit RPC4 isoform X1, with product MSEGDAAGEPSAPGGPRPLLSGARGLIGRRPAPSLTPGRLPSIRSRDLTLGGVKKKTFTPNIISRKVKEEPKEEVTVKKEKRDRDRDRQREGHGRGRGRPEVIQSHSIFEQGPAEMMKKKGNWDKTVDVSDMGPSHIINIKKEKRETDEETKQILRMLEKDDFIDDPGLRNDTRNMPVQLPLAHSGWLFKEENEEPDVKPWLAGSKEEDMEVDVPAVKVKEEPRDEEEEAKMKASSRAARKTPGLPKDVSVAELLRELSLTQEEELLFLQLPDSLPGQPPTQDVKPIKTEVQSEDGQVVVIKQEKDREARLAENACTLADLTEGQVGKLLIRRSGKVQLLLGKVTLDVTMGTTCSFLQELVSVGLGDSRTGDMTVLGHVKHKLVCSPNFESLLDHKHR from the exons ATGTCAGAAGGAGACGCCGCGGGCGAGCCCAGTGCTCCAGGAGGGCCCCGACCCCTCCTTTCTGGGGCGCGGGGGCTTATCGGGCGGAGGCCGGCGCCTTCCCTCACCCCGGGCCGCCTTCCCTCCATCCGCTCCAGGGATCTCACCCTCGGGGGAGTCAAGAAG AAAACCTTCACCCCAAATATCATCAGTCGGAAGGTCAAGGAAGA GCCCAAGGAAGAAGTAACTGTCAAGAAGGAGAAGCGTGATAGGGATAGAGACCGACAGCGAGAGGGCCATGGACGGGGCCGGGGGCGCCCAGAAGTGATCCAGTCCCACTCTATCTTTGAGCAGGGCCCAGCtgaaatgatgaagaaaaagg GGAACTGGGATAAGACGGTGGATGTGTCGGACATGGGGCCCTCTCACATCATCAACATcaaaaaggagaagagggagacagatgaagaaacaaaacagattcTGCGTATGCTGGAGAAGGATGAT TTCATCGATGACCCTGGGCTGAGGAATGACACTCGAAATATGCCTGTGCAGCTGCCGCTGGCTCACTCGGGCTGGCTTTTTAAGGAAGAGAATGAAGAACCAGATGTTAAACCTTGGCTGGCTGGCTCCAAGGAAGAGGACATGGAGGTGGACGTGCCTGCTGTGAAAG TGAAAGAGGAGCCACGAGATGAGGAAGAGGAGGCCAAGATGAAGGCTTCCTCCAGAGCAGCCAGGAAGACCCCGGGCCTCCCGAAGGACGTATCTGTGGCAGAGCTGCTCAGAGAGCTGAGCCTCACGCAGGAGGAAGAGCTGCTGTTCCTGCAGCTGCCAGACTCACTCCCTGGCCAGCCGCCCACTCAGGACGTCAAGCCTATCAAGACGGAGGTGCAGAGCGAGGACGGACAGGTGGTGGTTATAAAGCAGGAGAAAGACCGG GAAGCCAGGCTGGCAGAGAATGCTTGTACCCTGGCCGACCTGACAGAGGGTCAGGTAGGCAAGCTGCTCATCCGCAGGTCGGGGAAGGTGCAGCTCCTCCTGGGCAAGGTGACTCTGGACGTGACGATGGGGACCACCTGCTCTTTCCTGCAG GAGCTGGTGTCCGTGGGCCTTGGAGACAGTAGGACGGGTGACATGACGGTCCTGGGACACGTAAAGCACAAACTTGTATGTTCTCCCAATTTTGAATCCCTGTTGGATCACAAACACCGGTAA
- the POLR3D gene encoding DNA-directed RNA polymerase III subunit RPC4 isoform X2 — protein MMKKKGNWDKTVDVSDMGPSHIINIKKEKRETDEETKQILRMLEKDDFIDDPGLRNDTRNMPVQLPLAHSGWLFKEENEEPDVKPWLAGSKEEDMEVDVPAVKVKEEPRDEEEEAKMKASSRAARKTPGLPKDVSVAELLRELSLTQEEELLFLQLPDSLPGQPPTQDVKPIKTEVQSEDGQVVVIKQEKDREARLAENACTLADLTEGQVGKLLIRRSGKVQLLLGKVTLDVTMGTTCSFLQELVSVGLGDSRTGDMTVLGHVKHKLVCSPNFESLLDHKHR, from the exons atgatgaagaaaaagg GGAACTGGGATAAGACGGTGGATGTGTCGGACATGGGGCCCTCTCACATCATCAACATcaaaaaggagaagagggagacagatgaagaaacaaaacagattcTGCGTATGCTGGAGAAGGATGAT TTCATCGATGACCCTGGGCTGAGGAATGACACTCGAAATATGCCTGTGCAGCTGCCGCTGGCTCACTCGGGCTGGCTTTTTAAGGAAGAGAATGAAGAACCAGATGTTAAACCTTGGCTGGCTGGCTCCAAGGAAGAGGACATGGAGGTGGACGTGCCTGCTGTGAAAG TGAAAGAGGAGCCACGAGATGAGGAAGAGGAGGCCAAGATGAAGGCTTCCTCCAGAGCAGCCAGGAAGACCCCGGGCCTCCCGAAGGACGTATCTGTGGCAGAGCTGCTCAGAGAGCTGAGCCTCACGCAGGAGGAAGAGCTGCTGTTCCTGCAGCTGCCAGACTCACTCCCTGGCCAGCCGCCCACTCAGGACGTCAAGCCTATCAAGACGGAGGTGCAGAGCGAGGACGGACAGGTGGTGGTTATAAAGCAGGAGAAAGACCGG GAAGCCAGGCTGGCAGAGAATGCTTGTACCCTGGCCGACCTGACAGAGGGTCAGGTAGGCAAGCTGCTCATCCGCAGGTCGGGGAAGGTGCAGCTCCTCCTGGGCAAGGTGACTCTGGACGTGACGATGGGGACCACCTGCTCTTTCCTGCAG GAGCTGGTGTCCGTGGGCCTTGGAGACAGTAGGACGGGTGACATGACGGTCCTGGGACACGTAAAGCACAAACTTGTATGTTCTCCCAATTTTGAATCCCTGTTGGATCACAAACACCGGTAA